The following proteins are co-located in the Paenibacillus sp. FSL H8-0079 genome:
- a CDS encoding acetate kinase, whose product MKVLVINAGSSSLKYQLYNMTDESVLAKGLVERIGMDSSILTHKPTGREDVTEVSEILEHTTAIRKVIDILTDKENGVLGSVSEIQAVGHRVVHGGEAFKESALVDDAAKAEIRRLFDLAPLHNPAAMMGIRAAESNMPGVPQVMVFDTAFHQTMPEKAYLYAIPRVLYKKYKVRRYGAHGTSHDFVSKAAAEYLDRPVEDLKIITCHVGNGGSVTAVKGGVSVDTSMGMTPLEGLMMGTRSGDLDPAIVPYVMNKEELSVSEVNSMLNKHSGLLAISGISSDMREITEGMENGDANSTLAFEMYEYRLRKYIGSYAAAMNGVDVIVFTAGVGENSVVLRQKVCEQLTYLGVELDEALNAIRSGEPRRITTANSKVEVLVVPTNEELVIARDTHRIVLNSQ is encoded by the coding sequence GTGAAAGTACTCGTAATTAATGCGGGGAGTTCCTCGCTCAAATATCAACTGTATAATATGACTGACGAATCTGTACTGGCTAAAGGTCTGGTAGAGCGGATCGGAATGGATTCTTCCATTCTGACGCACAAACCGACAGGCCGTGAGGATGTTACAGAAGTTAGCGAAATTCTGGAACATACAACAGCGATCCGTAAAGTCATCGATATTTTGACTGACAAAGAAAACGGTGTGTTAGGTTCCGTAAGTGAAATTCAAGCTGTTGGACACCGTGTTGTTCACGGTGGTGAAGCATTTAAGGAATCTGCATTGGTAGATGATGCTGCCAAAGCTGAAATTCGCCGTCTGTTCGATCTGGCTCCACTTCATAACCCGGCAGCCATGATGGGTATCCGCGCGGCAGAGTCAAATATGCCAGGTGTGCCTCAGGTTATGGTCTTCGATACGGCTTTCCATCAAACGATGCCGGAAAAAGCATATCTGTACGCTATTCCGCGTGTACTTTACAAAAAATATAAAGTACGTCGCTACGGCGCACACGGTACTTCCCATGATTTCGTAAGCAAAGCAGCTGCTGAGTATTTGGATCGTCCAGTAGAAGATCTGAAAATCATCACTTGTCACGTGGGTAACGGTGGTAGTGTAACAGCAGTTAAAGGTGGCGTATCCGTTGATACTTCGATGGGTATGACTCCGCTTGAAGGTCTGATGATGGGAACGCGTTCTGGTGACCTTGACCCAGCCATCGTACCTTATGTAATGAACAAGGAAGAACTGAGCGTAAGCGAAGTGAACTCCATGTTGAACAAACACAGTGGATTGCTTGCAATCTCCGGAATCAGCAGTGACATGCGTGAGATTACGGAAGGTATGGAGAATGGCGATGCCAACTCCACGCTTGCTTTTGAAATGTACGAATATCGTCTGCGTAAATACATCGGTTCATATGCAGCTGCAATGAACGGTGTAGACGTGATCGTATTCACGGCTGGTGTAGGTGAGAACTCCGTTGTTCTTCGCCAAAAAGTATGTGAGCAGCTTACTTATCTGGGTGTTGAACTGGATGAAGCGCTGAATGCCATTCGTTCTGGCGAACCACGCCGGATCACAACAGCGAATTCCAAAGTGGAAGTTCTCGTTGTGCCAACAAACGAAGAATTGGTCATTGCACGCGATACACACCGAATCGTATTGAATTCTCAGTAA